TGCATCAGCTGGGACTGTCATTAGCCGAGCGAGGTCACGTGAACTGTAACGTCCGAGGGTGTGTTGAGTTGGAGGGGGAGGTGAAGGAGGGGTACACGGGGTGAAAAATGTAGGCCAGTCGCTGGGACCTTTTCCTGTGCCACTCGTCAGGAGGAATTGAGCACccggtgcgtgtgtgttgggATGTGGTGCGGGAGGCTGTCTGGACGTGTCACCCAATGTTTGCTCCACCCACTTCACCGACAACCAGTCTATAAGCTCACTGCGATAttgctaggaaaaaaaaaaactttttttttttttgaagtccGTGTTTGACTTGAACGATACACgatacacacaccaacattttGAGCTCGAAGCTGACTGTCACAGTGGTCGTAGCTGCTATCTGGGTTAACAAGGTAGGTGAGAAATAATTCTAGaatttctgtctttgtgtgtggcGATGAGCGTGCATGAccggtgtatatgtgtgagtaAGACAGGTGACATCGTTTATAACTGTTTCTTATTACTAGTCATTACACCCTATGTGTGTGGTTTAGTCCACCAGAACCTGTTCTGAACTGTTATGTTTGTAACCGTAAAATAGGCTCTGCGccaaaaaaacagtttttagcTGGCTCTATATCAATTCGTTTGACAGATAAtagtttaatagttttattCTAATTACTTATTATCGTTTATGAGTCTTTAAAACACCTGTAGGCTGTACTGAGTGGCTCTTCTCGTCTCAGTGTTTCATCCTCTTCGTCTCTTTCTCGCTGTTCCTGCTATCACCCTCcactccctccctcctcacCATCATTCTCTGTCCTCTGTGACGTCAGGGTCCACTGTCATGGATGACAAGCAAGTCATGAAAGACATCCTCATAGACATGCCGGTGGTGGAAGTGGAGGGCCTCGTTCTGCCAAAGTTATTCGAAAACAACCGCCCGATGGCTGAACACATCGAGTGCATCCGGGCACTGGAGCTAAACGACAACGACGTCCTTCTCTGTGCTTATCCAAAGGCAGGTAGGTCAGCTGACCATGGTTAAGATGTGGACATTCTTGGGCAACATCAGGCTTTGGAGGTTTGGTAGGGAagggaaaataattttggaTTCATAAGAGGTTTCGGGACCTGCTAATTATTAAGTTATTAggtaattattaaattttaaaatcaaggTGTGCATGACTTAAATGGCTGGCTGGGAGCCTGACTGTATGGGTGATTGCTGGACCTCGCAGCAGCCATGTATTTGTCCAGCTGACTTGTAAGGAAGGTGAACTGGAGGCTTCTAGGAAAGGAATGTATTGCGTCCATGACAATTGTGTATGATGTACACACTGTCAGTTATCTAGTGTGCTAAATcgggggcaaaaaaaaaaaaaccacacacacacactaactgGATTCTAACCAATGCTTAGTAGTCAGCTAAtacttaaataaacattaagcCGACTCCTAAGCGGTAGCAAAGTACAGAAACAAGCTGACTGCTAAATGACTACAGAAAAACATTGAATAATATGTGTGAATGATAAATGACTGAAAACACACTGAATACTAAGTGCTCACAGCCACACGATAAATAATAATCGCTTACACCAAGGGTGGAGAACGTCCggccatggatgtgtataggtggactgctgtctgtgaTATCTCTTGCTGAGGATGTaagtaaaccggaagctttgtacaaacctgcctcgttttagcagttaactgaaaaaaatcgtctgccagcagtccagggatacaagtttgtggttaaCCTGTTACAGGCACACACTGGATGTTAACATTTCTATGAACACTGAGGGTGTTAACCTCTTACAGGCACACACTGGATGTGGGAGGTCGGGTGCATGCTGCTGGCTGGCCGGCCGGACTACGACAAGCGGACCAAAGAGAACGTGATGATGGAGGCGATAGAGGTAGAGAAACTGCAGGCCCTCCCGTCACCAAGGCTCCTCAACACCCACCTGTACCCCAGCATGCTGCCGCGCGATGTCAAGAACAAGAAGGTCAAGGTTATCCACGTCTACCGCAATGTCAAGGACGTGATGGTGTCTGCCTACTTCCACATGAACCAAATGCTCGAGGACAGCAAGTCAACGGTGGCAGAAATGGACAAAACTTTTCTTGACGAAAAATGTGAGGCTGGGTTCATCTAATTTTAATTAAGTTACTTGTGCCTGGCAgtttgttgtcttgtttaaATACctgcttgtctgtttgttttagGTTTTGTTGtcgtggttttatttatttttttgggggggggtttgttttttgtgggttttttttgttttttttttttttttttttttttttttttgcctgggTATTAGCCTAGAGAAAACGAATGTACGTTTATCAATCTATCTACCTACTTCCGACTTGTCTGAAAGACATTCTAAGGATTTCAAGCCATGCACCTCGTTGAATCTTCCTTCATGCCATGTGATTAGTGTAAATATTTCTACATATTAAATATTACTATTGTTGATtatatcttttatctttatgttatttttttttgtatgttgttttattggattttgttgttgttattattttcgtGTTAGGTATTGGAGGTAACTACTTCATCTACATGAAGAAAATGGCCGAATTCAGGAAGGAGAATCCAGAGGTTCCTGTCTTTAACGTGTCCTATGAGGACATGAAGGAGGTAAGTATGTTTTAACGGTCTTCATTTTCAAAGCATTGACCCTGAGTGCCAACCTCCtcacccctcctccctcccccactctcactctctctttcttttgtgtgtgtgtgtgagacatcTGTAATTCTGTGTACAGGATCCCACGGGAACTGTCAGGCGGTTGGCTGAGTTTCTGGGAGTACCTACGTCACCAGAACTGTGCGTGCAAATTGCTGAGGCATGCAGCTTCCAAAATATGAAGATAGCAGACGACACCAAGCAAACTCCAGAATGGTTTGAAAGGATCCCCATTCCTAAAgttaaattttatagaaaaggTAGGACATTAATTCAaaatcctttcttctttttctccccaCTCTCTCCTCGTATTTTTCCGTCacttatctttcttcttttctagtTCATTCTTGGGTTTCAAAGGCTGCGTTTCAAGTTCGGATATCTTCTACATCCATAGAATTGTGGCCATGAATTCACAATATAGATGAGGATTAATGTTAGCGCGTATGCTCCCCGTTGATGAATACTccagttttactttttattctgaTTATAATAGCAAATACTTCTTCAATCCACttatcagaaaagaaaaaaacaaccactcAGAGCCtaacagacacaaaattaatattcaaaatataatatTGGATGTTCCGAGGCCTATAGTTTGGTTCTCAGCATGACACTTGAGCATTATGAGCAATATTTTCTTAGTTATTACCGACTACAAAGAGCGACCTTCCCTCACAGCAGGGACAAGTACATGTACTTAGAACTACTTAAGTAGATTTTGTTATGTCGTTTGTGTCATGGCTAAAAAAAAAGATCACCGAACAATAAGAAGTCAAAAGATGACGATAAATACTGTCAGTTGCCgcaattttattgtaaattttatcACATTTGTATGTCTAACAAATGAAAGAGTTGATGTTGTCATTTTTTCAGGGGAAGTGGGGGACTGGAAGAACCACCTGACTGTGGCCCAGAGCGAGCGCCTGGACGCCGCAGTGAAAGAGCTCGATGGTCTGGACTATCACTTCCGCTACACTCTG
This window of the Pomacea canaliculata isolate SZHN2017 linkage group LG4, ASM307304v1, whole genome shotgun sequence genome carries:
- the LOC112563005 gene encoding sulfotransferase 1A1-like, which translates into the protein MDDKQVMKDILIDMPVVEVEGLVLPKLFENNRPMAEHIECIRALELNDNDVLLCAYPKAGTHWMWEVGCMLLAGRPDYDKRTKENVMMEAIEVEKLQALPSPRLLNTHLYPSMLPRDVKNKKVKVIHVYRNVKDVMVSAYFHMNQMLEDSKSTVAEMDKTFLDEKCIGGNYFIYMKKMAEFRKENPEVPVFNVSYEDMKEDPTGTVRRLAEFLGVPTSPELCVQIAEACSFQNMKIADDTKQTPEWFERIPIPKVKFYRKGEVGDWKNHLTVAQSERLDAAVKELDGLDYHFRYTL